Sequence from the Nocardia cyriacigeorgica GUH-2 genome:
CGGGATCCAGCAGACCATCGGCTCGGACTTCGTCAACCAACTCAACGCAGGCGGCGACACCGTCCCGGGCGTCGACTACACCATCGTCGGGACCCGGTATGACGAGATCACCAACCCCTATGATCTGACGTTCCTGAAGCCGGGACCGGGAGCCACGGTCCGCAACATCACCCTGCAAGACGGCTGCGAACAAGACATCTCCGACCACCTGACGATGATGTACTCGCCGCGCGCGTTGTCGATCGCGTTGAACGCGTTGGATCCGGTGCAGTTCCCGCAACTGCAATGCACCTTCAACCCCTGGCTCATCGGCGGCGGCGGACAACTCTGACCCGCCCCTAGACCGGCACCCACCGGACCGGATCGACTAGCGACTCCGGCGACCGGCCCGGTAGCTGCCAGGCCGCCGCGCCCACCGTGCCGGCGGACGGGAGACCCCTCAACCCGCCCCTGTCCGTCCCCCGCATCGCGAGCCCGGCGGAAAATGCCCACCGAACGGCCGACACGCACCCGGCCGTTCGGTGGGCATGCGGCCTTTCCGGGCGTGCGCCGGTCCGTCTGCCGCGCATCCCGGTAGCGGCGCCCGTGCTGATTTTTCAGGCCACCGGCCGTCATCGTTGCTCGATGGCGGCCGGTGGCCTGTGTCATGCCTGGGTCTGTGTTGTCGCTTGGGTGTGCTGGTGTCGCTAAGTTACTCGGAATTGCTGTTGTTTCGGGGAGGGTTGCCGACCGGGCAGCGCCTCCTGGGTCGCAGCGCGCGCAGTGCCGTCCCGCCTGGCTGACCGGGCCGATTCTGCTGGTCCAGCGAGCCTTGTCAGGGCTGTTGATCATCGTCTGCGCGGCTTGCGGTGATGGGAAGGGGAGTGGACGAACCGATTCTCCGAAAACGTGTACACGGTTACGGCGCCCTGTTAAGTTAATGACTATTCCGCACCGCTGCGGGGGTGGGTGGCCTGCCTGTTCTCCGCGCGCGGGGGGGATCTGCTTGTACTCGATGAGGAGTGGACGCCATGGATGGACTCAACAGGCGAAATGCGTTGAAGGCCGGTGGGATTCTGGGTGCGCTCGGCGCCATGGCGGTGGTCTCGCCCGCCCGCGCCGAACCCTGGACCTGGTCACCCAACGGTTCGGTCGCCGGATCCGGGACCGGAGCCGACCCGATGACGGTATGGGACCCCGAGGCCGATGAGCTGGTCGCCGGCCTGATCGACCGCGGCGACGTCCCGAGGGTCAACGAACTACTGCGCACCTGGACGGCCAACGGGCAGCCGCTGCCCGCCGGGCTGCCTGCGGACCTGCGCGACTTCATGGAGTACGCCCGGCAGATGCCGCACTGGACCGATCCGGCGAAACTGAACACCGCGATCGAATTCAACAAGAAGCGCGGCCTCTACCTCGGTGTGCTCTACGGATTCGCCAGCGGCATGATGAGCACCGTCATTCCCAAGGAGGCGCGCGCGGTCTACTACTCCAAGGGCGGCCACGACCTCAAAGACCGCATCACCAAGACCGCCAAACTCGGCTACGACATCGGCAGCAACAATGCCTACGCCCCCGACGGGGAAATGGTCGTCACCTGCGTCAAGACCCGGCTCGTGCACGCGGCCGTGCGGCATCTGCTGCCGCAATCGCCGCACTGGGTGCAGTCGGCCGAGGAAGACATTCCGATCAGCCAGAACGACATGATGGTCACCTGGCACAGCCTGCCCACCACCGTCATGAAACACCTGACCAATTGGAAGGTGCCGATCCCGCCGCACGAATCGGAGGCATTCCTGCATTCGTGGCAGGTGGCCGCGCACATGCTGGGCATCCGCGACGAATACATCCCCAATTCCTGGCCGGAAGCCAATTCCCAAGCGGCACAGGTGCTCGACCCGATCCTCGCCGCGACTCCGGAGGGGGCGAAGCTGGCCGATCGGCTGCTGGGGCTGGGCGCCAATGTCGATTTCGCCATTCTCAGCAAGCCGGTACTGGGTTCGTTCACCCGATTCCTGCTGGGCGACCGCATCGCCGACGGGTTGCGCATTCCGCGTGAACCGCTGTGGGATCCGTTGCTCCAGTTCAGCTGGGGCCCGTTCATCGCGGTGCGCGAAGGTGTGCTCACCGTGGCACCCCCGGCGGCGGATGTGTATTGGCTGTTCGACGAATTCCTGCGCAAGGGCGCGCTGACGTATCTGTCCGAACTGCGGATGCCGATCAGCATCGAAATCCCCACCATGAACCGCGATATGAGCAAGCCCCATCGCTGAGCCACCGATCCACCGAACATCAAGGAGCGCGAAAAGTGCGTAATACCCTGCGTTGTGCCGCGGCCTCCGTCGCGGCGGCCTCCCTCGTCGCCGCGGCAGCCGGCGCGAACGCCGAATCGCCGGCGTCCGTCGCGCCGGTTGCCGAAGCCGGCACCGGCTCGTCCATGCTCGATGCGGGCTCGTCGGCCGCGCAGTCGGCCGGCTACCTCGCTCAGCGCGGCGACATCATCGGCGTCCTCGTCCTGCTGGGCATCACCCCGTTCCAGATGCTCACCAGCGGAATCTGTGATCTGGCCACGGGTTCGGGCCTCGGCAATCCCTGCTCGCCGTCGCGGTACTGACCGGTGACGGCGCTCAGGGGATGACGACGGGCCCCGCGATCGGAGCCGGATCGTCGGCCCAGCGCTGCCCGGCCTCGCGCGGGGTGAGCCCCTGCTCGGCCCAGGCCGCCAGCAGTTGCGCGACTTTCGCGTGCATGATGGTGCGCAGCCGGTCGAACGAGGTGTCCGGATCGTCGTCGACCTCACCGAGCAACAACCACCACGCCCAAGCGACGGCCCCGGCATTGGCGACGAAATCCGGTACCACCGGGATGCCACGCGCGGCGAGCATGGCCTCGGCCTCCGGTGTGGTGGCGGCGTTCGCGGCCTCGACGACGATGCGGGCCCGGATGCCGAAGGAGTTGTCCGGGGTGATCGCATAGGAGATGGCCGCGGGCACCAGAATGTCGGCCTCGCAGGACAGGATCGCCGAGCGCGGCAACTGCTCGATGCCCTCCGGCAG
This genomic interval carries:
- a CDS encoding oxygenase MpaB family protein, with the translated sequence MDGLNRRNALKAGGILGALGAMAVVSPARAEPWTWSPNGSVAGSGTGADPMTVWDPEADELVAGLIDRGDVPRVNELLRTWTANGQPLPAGLPADLRDFMEYARQMPHWTDPAKLNTAIEFNKKRGLYLGVLYGFASGMMSTVIPKEARAVYYSKGGHDLKDRITKTAKLGYDIGSNNAYAPDGEMVVTCVKTRLVHAAVRHLLPQSPHWVQSAEEDIPISQNDMMVTWHSLPTTVMKHLTNWKVPIPPHESEAFLHSWQVAAHMLGIRDEYIPNSWPEANSQAAQVLDPILAATPEGAKLADRLLGLGANVDFAILSKPVLGSFTRFLLGDRIADGLRIPREPLWDPLLQFSWGPFIAVREGVLTVAPPAADVYWLFDEFLRKGALTYLSELRMPISIEIPTMNRDMSKPHR